The Panicum virgatum strain AP13 chromosome 5K, P.virgatum_v5, whole genome shotgun sequence genome has a window encoding:
- the LOC120707013 gene encoding proteasome activator subunit 4-like isoform X1, with translation MATMQLIGSIFSNSLKRIAKFVNANILPGATSEVGLLCCACVHSYLVSYYPIDQYKPFTCQPGNIIKPWGCSKAHQGREVEMLNFCPKWHDPSQDELSCANELLQFHLQSALDDLLTICQTKLHSKTAGDEKEHLKVTNTSSLQCMVLPEMRPSYKDERSKEVEPIYFIAGSAGSTVGSSEMREKSAEFVHIACRLWLTIYNGSWSLWRRSVGRYSRSASATRTSSRLTAPGSTSTLATTSNI, from the exons ATGGCTACAATGCAGTTAATTGGTTCCATATTTTCAAAT TCCCTGAAGAGAATTGCCAAGTTTGTTAATGCAAATATCCTCCCTGGTGCTACTTCCGAAGTTGGGCTTCTTTGTTGTGCCTGCGTTCATTCATATTTGGTTTCCTATTATCCAATAGATCAGTACAA gCCATTCACTTGTCAGCCTGGTaatattattaaaccatggggCTGTTCAAAAGCTCATCAGGGTAGGGAGGTTGAAATGCTTAATTTCTGTCCAAAGTGGCATGATCCCAGTCAAGATGAACTTTCTTGTGCAAACGAATTACTACAATTTCATTTGCAGTCAGCTTTAGATGATCTTTTGACTATTTGTCAGACAAAACTTCATTCTAAGACAG caGGAGATGAGAAGGAGCACCTAAAAGTAACTAACACATCTTCTCTGCAGTGCATGGTGTTGCCAGAAATGCGCCCATCATATAAAGATGAGAGGTCGAAGGAAGTGGAGCCCATATACTTCATAGCAGGATCTGCTGGTAGCACTGTTGGCAGCTCAGAAATGCGTGAAAAGTCTGCAGAATTTGTGCACATAGCTTGCAG GTTATGGCTGACAATATATAATGGCTCATGGTCGCTGTGGAGAAGATCGGTGGGAAGGTACTCAAGGTCTGCGTCAGCAACCCGGACCTCTTCGCGCTTGACAGCTCCCGGCTCGACGTCGACATTGGCTACCACATCAAATATATGA
- the LOC120707013 gene encoding proteasome activator subunit 4-like isoform X3, producing the protein MATMQLIGSIFSNSLKRIAKFVNANILPGATSEVGLLCCACVHSYLVSYYPIDQYKPFTCQPGNIIKPWGCSKAHQGREVEMLNFCPKWHDPSQDELSCANELLQFHLQSALDDLLTICQTKLHSKTEMRPSYKDERSKEVEPIYFIAGSAGSTVGSSEMREKSAEFVHIACRLWLTIYNGSWSLWRRSVGRYSRSASATRTSSRLTAPGSTSTLATTSNI; encoded by the exons ATGGCTACAATGCAGTTAATTGGTTCCATATTTTCAAAT TCCCTGAAGAGAATTGCCAAGTTTGTTAATGCAAATATCCTCCCTGGTGCTACTTCCGAAGTTGGGCTTCTTTGTTGTGCCTGCGTTCATTCATATTTGGTTTCCTATTATCCAATAGATCAGTACAA gCCATTCACTTGTCAGCCTGGTaatattattaaaccatggggCTGTTCAAAAGCTCATCAGGGTAGGGAGGTTGAAATGCTTAATTTCTGTCCAAAGTGGCATGATCCCAGTCAAGATGAACTTTCTTGTGCAAACGAATTACTACAATTTCATTTGCAGTCAGCTTTAGATGATCTTTTGACTATTTGTCAGACAAAACTTCATTCTAAGACAG AAATGCGCCCATCATATAAAGATGAGAGGTCGAAGGAAGTGGAGCCCATATACTTCATAGCAGGATCTGCTGGTAGCACTGTTGGCAGCTCAGAAATGCGTGAAAAGTCTGCAGAATTTGTGCACATAGCTTGCAG GTTATGGCTGACAATATATAATGGCTCATGGTCGCTGTGGAGAAGATCGGTGGGAAGGTACTCAAGGTCTGCGTCAGCAACCCGGACCTCTTCGCGCTTGACAGCTCCCGGCTCGACGTCGACATTGGCTACCACATCAAATATATGA
- the LOC120707013 gene encoding proteasome activator subunit 4-like isoform X2 encodes MATMQLIGSIFSNSLKRIAKFVNANILPGATSEVGLLCCACVHSYLVSYYPIDQYKPFTCQPGNIIKPWGCSKAHQGREVEMLNFCPKWHDPSQDELSCANELLQFHLQSALDDLLTICQTKLHSKTGDEKEHLKVTNTSSLQCMVLPEMRPSYKDERSKEVEPIYFIAGSAGSTVGSSEMREKSAEFVHIACRLWLTIYNGSWSLWRRSVGRYSRSASATRTSSRLTAPGSTSTLATTSNI; translated from the exons ATGGCTACAATGCAGTTAATTGGTTCCATATTTTCAAAT TCCCTGAAGAGAATTGCCAAGTTTGTTAATGCAAATATCCTCCCTGGTGCTACTTCCGAAGTTGGGCTTCTTTGTTGTGCCTGCGTTCATTCATATTTGGTTTCCTATTATCCAATAGATCAGTACAA gCCATTCACTTGTCAGCCTGGTaatattattaaaccatggggCTGTTCAAAAGCTCATCAGGGTAGGGAGGTTGAAATGCTTAATTTCTGTCCAAAGTGGCATGATCCCAGTCAAGATGAACTTTCTTGTGCAAACGAATTACTACAATTTCATTTGCAGTCAGCTTTAGATGATCTTTTGACTATTTGTCAGACAAAACTTCATTCTAAGACAG GAGATGAGAAGGAGCACCTAAAAGTAACTAACACATCTTCTCTGCAGTGCATGGTGTTGCCAGAAATGCGCCCATCATATAAAGATGAGAGGTCGAAGGAAGTGGAGCCCATATACTTCATAGCAGGATCTGCTGGTAGCACTGTTGGCAGCTCAGAAATGCGTGAAAAGTCTGCAGAATTTGTGCACATAGCTTGCAG GTTATGGCTGACAATATATAATGGCTCATGGTCGCTGTGGAGAAGATCGGTGGGAAGGTACTCAAGGTCTGCGTCAGCAACCCGGACCTCTTCGCGCTTGACAGCTCCCGGCTCGACGTCGACATTGGCTACCACATCAAATATATGA
- the LOC120707013 gene encoding proteasome activator subunit 4-like isoform X4: MATMQLIGSIFSNSLKRIAKFVNANILPGATSEVGLLCCACVHSYLVSYYPIDQYKPFTCQPGNIIKPWGCSKAHQGREVEMLNFCPKWHDPSQDELSCANELLQFHLQSALDDLLTICQTKLHSKTAGDEKEHLKVTNTSSLQCMVLPEMRPSYKDERSKEVEPIYFIAGSAGSTVGSSEMREKSAEFVHIACRHLLKERTDDTRVIDALVMADNI; the protein is encoded by the exons ATGGCTACAATGCAGTTAATTGGTTCCATATTTTCAAAT TCCCTGAAGAGAATTGCCAAGTTTGTTAATGCAAATATCCTCCCTGGTGCTACTTCCGAAGTTGGGCTTCTTTGTTGTGCCTGCGTTCATTCATATTTGGTTTCCTATTATCCAATAGATCAGTACAA gCCATTCACTTGTCAGCCTGGTaatattattaaaccatggggCTGTTCAAAAGCTCATCAGGGTAGGGAGGTTGAAATGCTTAATTTCTGTCCAAAGTGGCATGATCCCAGTCAAGATGAACTTTCTTGTGCAAACGAATTACTACAATTTCATTTGCAGTCAGCTTTAGATGATCTTTTGACTATTTGTCAGACAAAACTTCATTCTAAGACAG caGGAGATGAGAAGGAGCACCTAAAAGTAACTAACACATCTTCTCTGCAGTGCATGGTGTTGCCAGAAATGCGCCCATCATATAAAGATGAGAGGTCGAAGGAAGTGGAGCCCATATACTTCATAGCAGGATCTGCTGGTAGCACTGTTGGCAGCTCAGAAATGCGTGAAAAGTCTGCAGAATTTGTGCACATAGCTTGCAG GCACTTACTAAAGGAAAGAACTGATGACACTCGCGTAATTGATGCTTTG GTTATGGCTGACAATATATAA
- the LOC120707013 gene encoding proteasome activator subunit 4-like isoform X5, whose protein sequence is MATMQLIGSIFSNSLKRIAKFVNANILPGATSEVGLLCCACVHSYLVSYYPIDQYKPFTCQPGNIIKPWGCSKAHQGREVEMLNFCPKWHDPSQDELSCANELLQFHLQSALDDLLTICQTKLHSKTAGDEKEHLKVTNTSSLQCMVLPEMRPSYKDERSKEVEPIYFIAGSAGSTVGSSEMREKSAEFVHIACRSHST, encoded by the exons ATGGCTACAATGCAGTTAATTGGTTCCATATTTTCAAAT TCCCTGAAGAGAATTGCCAAGTTTGTTAATGCAAATATCCTCCCTGGTGCTACTTCCGAAGTTGGGCTTCTTTGTTGTGCCTGCGTTCATTCATATTTGGTTTCCTATTATCCAATAGATCAGTACAA gCCATTCACTTGTCAGCCTGGTaatattattaaaccatggggCTGTTCAAAAGCTCATCAGGGTAGGGAGGTTGAAATGCTTAATTTCTGTCCAAAGTGGCATGATCCCAGTCAAGATGAACTTTCTTGTGCAAACGAATTACTACAATTTCATTTGCAGTCAGCTTTAGATGATCTTTTGACTATTTGTCAGACAAAACTTCATTCTAAGACAG caGGAGATGAGAAGGAGCACCTAAAAGTAACTAACACATCTTCTCTGCAGTGCATGGTGTTGCCAGAAATGCGCCCATCATATAAAGATGAGAGGTCGAAGGAAGTGGAGCCCATATACTTCATAGCAGGATCTGCTGGTAGCACTGTTGGCAGCTCAGAAATGCGTGAAAAGTCTGCAGAATTTGTGCACATAGCTTGCAG ATCTCATTCCACATGA